The Desulfomonile tiedjei genome includes a region encoding these proteins:
- the lpdA gene encoding dihydrolipoyl dehydrogenase — translation MVVGDFAQGTQVAVIGAGPGGYVAAIRAAQLGLEVILVERDLLGGVCLNWGCIPSKALIHVADLKNQLEHADQLGLVAKDIAVDPVKVVQWKNSVVEKLRNGIASLMKQHKVEVVAGTAHLTGDRSFTVESSDGVHRFEFEHAILATGSSPAQLPGIPRDGEVVIDSTDALELPSIPERMVVVGAGAVGLELGIAYAKFGSKVTMLDAGERLLAMLDADISRAMEKALKGFNIDLVLSARVQEFKRKDSTAELKFSTPDGEQTITAERVLVGIGRWPNTRDIGLEKAGVKVDKRGFVEVDSRMETSVKGIFAIGDMVGGAMLAHKAMYQGKVAAEVIAGQPAAFEGVEVPGVIFSDPEIATVGLTEQQAKDQGIKVKVGVFPFKALGRAMTLGEAGIGFSKIISDAETGAVLGVHIIGPHASDLISEGALAVASASHIDDLTLTIHPHPTLPESIEEAAEQVEHRAIHIFNPPEKKK, via the coding sequence ATGGTAGTAGGCGATTTCGCACAGGGGACTCAGGTCGCGGTCATAGGCGCAGGGCCCGGGGGATACGTTGCCGCAATCCGTGCCGCTCAACTGGGTCTCGAAGTTATTCTTGTGGAACGAGACTTGCTGGGTGGGGTTTGCCTCAATTGGGGATGCATCCCGTCCAAGGCCCTGATTCATGTCGCTGACCTGAAAAACCAGCTGGAGCATGCCGACCAACTCGGCCTTGTCGCGAAAGATATAGCAGTAGATCCGGTCAAAGTGGTTCAATGGAAGAACAGCGTAGTGGAAAAGCTGCGAAACGGAATAGCTTCGCTAATGAAGCAGCACAAAGTAGAGGTGGTGGCTGGCACGGCTCACCTGACAGGGGACAGGTCCTTCACGGTGGAAAGTTCCGACGGCGTTCATCGCTTCGAGTTCGAACACGCGATCCTGGCTACCGGATCTTCCCCGGCCCAACTCCCAGGCATTCCACGGGATGGAGAAGTGGTCATCGATTCCACCGACGCTCTGGAACTGCCTTCTATCCCGGAGCGAATGGTCGTGGTAGGCGCGGGCGCGGTGGGCCTGGAGCTGGGAATAGCGTATGCAAAATTTGGGAGCAAAGTGACAATGCTGGATGCCGGCGAACGACTGCTCGCCATGCTCGACGCGGATATATCGAGGGCCATGGAAAAAGCGCTAAAGGGGTTTAACATAGACCTGGTGCTCAGCGCCCGTGTCCAGGAGTTCAAGCGCAAGGATTCCACCGCGGAGCTAAAGTTTTCAACACCGGACGGCGAGCAGACTATCACTGCGGAGCGCGTCCTGGTCGGAATAGGCCGGTGGCCCAACACCCGCGACATTGGATTGGAAAAGGCCGGTGTGAAGGTTGACAAGAGAGGTTTCGTCGAGGTTGATTCCCGCATGGAAACATCGGTGAAAGGCATCTTCGCCATAGGAGACATGGTCGGGGGCGCTATGCTTGCCCACAAAGCCATGTATCAGGGCAAGGTGGCCGCTGAAGTCATTGCGGGACAACCGGCCGCGTTCGAGGGGGTAGAGGTCCCGGGTGTGATCTTTAGCGACCCGGAGATAGCCACTGTAGGCCTGACGGAGCAACAAGCCAAGGACCAGGGCATTAAAGTCAAAGTCGGCGTGTTTCCATTCAAAGCGCTGGGTAGAGCTATGACTCTGGGTGAAGCCGGAATAGGTTTTTCCAAGATAATATCGGATGCGGAGACCGGTGCGGTGTTGGGCGTTCACATCATCGGCCCGCACGCTTCGGACCTGATTTCAGAAGGGGCCTTGGCCGTCGCGTCCGCGTCCCATATCGACGACCTTACGCTCACCATTCACCCGCATCCGACCCTTCCCGAAAGCATCGAAGAGGCCGCGGAACAAGTGGAGCACCGGGCAATACACATCTTCAATCCACCGGAAAAGAAGAAGTGA
- a CDS encoding 2-oxo acid dehydrogenase subunit E2 — translation MRHVFRLPDVGEGIAEAEIVEYLVKEGDKVKEDQPVIRVETDKAVVELPCPVTGVVAEISLKPGDTARVGDSLLVIETEAEKAEEKKEKKAEERPREEPKEEKPEPKRKPPSEEPEAEKPAAKEAPSKVMATPHTRKLARELKVDIATVKGTGPHGRITDEDVQNAASKPAAAAPKAPTAAAVTVPTTEGWDFEKYGETRREPLKGVRKRTAEVMVRSVSAIPHVTHFDEADVTELLKVREQQHALAEERKVHLTILAFLTKAVADALKHFPAFNASLDESTGEIVYKHYYNVGFATDTEAGLMVPVVRDVDKKSILQIAADLQELSKKARDRSITLDDMRGGTFTITNVGALGGMWATPIIVHPQVAILCSLRAVKKPVVRDDQVVIRTMMPLTVAFDHRLLDGADSARFMSHIIKLLEDPMRMLVDVV, via the coding sequence ATGAGACATGTATTCAGACTACCGGATGTGGGTGAAGGAATTGCGGAAGCTGAAATTGTAGAATACCTGGTCAAAGAGGGAGATAAGGTTAAGGAAGACCAGCCGGTGATCAGAGTGGAAACGGACAAAGCAGTGGTGGAGCTGCCGTGTCCTGTCACAGGTGTTGTGGCGGAGATCTCGCTGAAACCGGGAGACACCGCACGCGTCGGGGATTCGCTGCTTGTAATCGAGACCGAAGCGGAGAAAGCTGAGGAAAAGAAAGAGAAGAAGGCGGAAGAAAGGCCAAGGGAAGAACCAAAGGAAGAGAAACCGGAACCAAAAAGGAAACCGCCCAGCGAGGAGCCCGAAGCTGAAAAACCGGCCGCCAAGGAGGCCCCCTCGAAGGTGATGGCCACGCCCCACACGCGAAAACTGGCGAGGGAACTAAAGGTGGACATCGCCACGGTGAAAGGCACGGGGCCTCATGGCCGAATCACCGACGAGGACGTGCAGAACGCTGCCTCCAAGCCGGCCGCGGCAGCTCCTAAAGCTCCAACCGCGGCTGCGGTGACGGTGCCGACCACCGAGGGATGGGACTTCGAAAAGTATGGTGAGACAAGACGGGAACCGCTCAAGGGGGTTCGCAAGAGGACTGCGGAGGTCATGGTCCGGTCAGTCTCCGCGATTCCGCATGTGACTCATTTCGATGAAGCTGACGTAACGGAATTACTCAAAGTTCGGGAGCAGCAACATGCCCTTGCCGAAGAACGGAAGGTGCACCTCACCATTCTGGCTTTCTTGACCAAGGCCGTCGCGGACGCGCTCAAGCATTTTCCGGCGTTTAACGCGTCGCTTGATGAATCCACAGGCGAGATAGTCTACAAGCATTACTACAACGTCGGTTTTGCGACGGACACCGAAGCCGGCCTGATGGTACCCGTAGTTCGCGACGTGGACAAGAAATCCATATTGCAGATCGCCGCGGACTTGCAGGAACTCTCCAAAAAAGCGCGGGATCGTTCCATAACCCTGGATGACATGCGGGGCGGAACGTTCACCATAACCAACGTGGGAGCGCTCGGCGGCATGTGGGCCACTCCCATCATCGTGCATCCGCAGGTTGCAATCCTGTGTTCCCTTCGTGCTGTCAAAAAGCCGGTTGTGCGTGACGATCAAGTGGTTATTCGCACCATGATGCCGCTGACCGTCGCCTTCGATCATCGCCTGCTCGACGGCGCGGACTCAGCCCGGTTCATGTCCCACATAATCAAATTGCTGGAAGACCCCATGAGAATGCTCGTGGACGTAGTATAG
- a CDS encoding alpha-ketoacid dehydrogenase subunit beta: MARLSMVEAINATLREQMEKDDRVVVLGEDVGVDGGVFRATVGLIEKFGPERVIDTPLAESTIVGAAIGMAIYGLRPVAEIQFEGFMFKAYDHIYSHASRYRKRSQGRYNVPLVIRAPYGAGVRALEHHSDAPEVLFTHLPGLTVVIPSTPSDAKGLLTSALEFPDPVIYLEPKRLYRLFKEEVPDGDYRVPLGKARTVREGKDVTIITYGGMVQVCEKAAKHVEDEGVDVEVVDLRTVWPFDVEAITTSVNKTGRLVIVHEAPRSFGVGAEIAATVGEKCLLSLLAPIKRVTGYDVLPPLAKLEEYNYPDSDRVVKAIHDTMQF, translated from the coding sequence ATGGCACGCTTGTCAATGGTTGAGGCGATAAACGCCACTCTGCGTGAGCAGATGGAGAAGGACGATCGAGTCGTGGTTTTGGGTGAGGACGTAGGTGTGGATGGCGGCGTTTTCAGGGCTACTGTAGGTCTTATCGAGAAATTCGGTCCTGAGCGCGTCATCGATACCCCTCTAGCTGAAAGCACCATTGTCGGGGCCGCAATTGGGATGGCCATTTACGGCCTGCGCCCCGTTGCCGAGATACAGTTCGAAGGCTTCATGTTCAAGGCGTACGACCACATTTACAGCCATGCGTCTCGTTACCGTAAACGTTCGCAAGGGCGCTATAATGTTCCACTGGTTATTCGCGCGCCGTACGGAGCGGGCGTGAGGGCCCTTGAACATCACTCCGACGCTCCTGAAGTACTTTTCACGCATCTTCCGGGCTTGACGGTGGTGATACCCTCCACGCCTTCGGATGCCAAAGGGCTGTTGACTTCCGCTCTGGAGTTTCCCGATCCGGTCATATACCTCGAACCCAAGAGGCTGTACCGCCTCTTCAAGGAGGAGGTGCCCGACGGCGATTACAGGGTGCCCTTGGGCAAGGCTCGAACCGTCCGTGAAGGAAAAGATGTGACGATCATTACCTATGGGGGGATGGTCCAGGTCTGTGAGAAAGCAGCAAAGCATGTGGAAGACGAAGGAGTCGATGTTGAGGTTGTCGACCTGAGGACTGTCTGGCCCTTTGACGTGGAAGCAATCACCACATCCGTCAACAAAACCGGGAGGCTGGTAATCGTTCATGAGGCCCCCCGGTCCTTTGGTGTAGGGGCTGAAATTGCCGCCACGGTGGGGGAGAAGTGTTTGCTGTCCCTGCTGGCTCCAATTAAAAGGGTCACAGGTTACGACGTGCTCCCACCTCTGGCGAAATTGGAGGAATACAATTATCCGGACTCGGACCGCGTTGTTAAGGCAATCCATGACACCATGCAGTTCTAG
- the pdhA gene encoding pyruvate dehydrogenase (acetyl-transferring) E1 component subunit alpha produces MFIRYCRWGDEERPSAEELETNRLSRVIGRCKINEIRIVHMSDKDLFQVMDPDGKVDESAVKGISEEEMHKMYRLMVFTRLWNSKALSLQRQGRLGTLASVRGQEASNIGMGMALGPDDWFVPAFREYGAMFARGVVPGVLLQYWGGDERGARVPDDSRVLPICITVGSHLCHAAGMAWGAKIRGDKIAVLSSSGDGSTSQGDFHESLNFAGVFQLPVVFAIQNNHWAISVPVQRQTATETLAEKACAYNINSERVDGNDVFAVYLAVKRLLDMARSECKPSLVELVTYRMDDHTTADDATRYRKKEILEPWAAKDPIDRLRKYLTAKHGWNEKQDEELVEACTAEVEQSVQDYEKAEPGKPTIIFDHLYAEMPWHLREEKEEMLGYLGQTER; encoded by the coding sequence ATGTTCATACGTTATTGCCGATGGGGTGACGAAGAACGGCCTTCGGCCGAAGAATTGGAGACAAACAGGCTCTCCCGTGTAATCGGGCGATGCAAAATTAATGAGATCAGGATTGTTCACATGAGCGACAAGGACCTTTTCCAGGTGATGGACCCCGACGGGAAGGTGGACGAATCAGCCGTAAAGGGGATTTCTGAGGAGGAGATGCACAAGATGTATCGCCTCATGGTATTCACGAGACTTTGGAATTCCAAGGCACTGAGCCTTCAGCGCCAGGGAAGGCTTGGGACGCTCGCGTCCGTGCGCGGTCAGGAGGCATCCAATATCGGCATGGGAATGGCCCTTGGACCGGATGATTGGTTCGTCCCCGCGTTTCGCGAATATGGGGCGATGTTCGCCCGCGGAGTTGTTCCCGGCGTGCTGCTCCAATACTGGGGCGGAGACGAACGCGGGGCACGTGTACCCGATGACAGTCGCGTCTTGCCGATTTGCATAACGGTGGGCTCGCATCTGTGTCATGCAGCCGGTATGGCTTGGGGAGCTAAGATCCGGGGAGACAAAATCGCTGTATTGTCCAGCTCCGGAGACGGGTCAACTTCTCAAGGCGATTTTCATGAGAGTCTAAACTTTGCCGGGGTTTTCCAGCTTCCCGTGGTCTTTGCGATACAGAACAACCACTGGGCCATTTCGGTACCTGTACAGCGTCAGACGGCCACAGAGACCCTTGCCGAGAAAGCGTGCGCGTACAATATCAACAGTGAAAGGGTGGACGGCAACGACGTTTTCGCCGTCTATTTGGCCGTAAAACGCCTTCTCGACATGGCCAGATCGGAGTGCAAGCCCTCGTTGGTGGAACTGGTAACCTACCGAATGGACGATCACACCACCGCGGACGACGCAACCCGCTATCGGAAAAAAGAAATCCTTGAGCCCTGGGCCGCCAAAGACCCTATCGACAGGCTGCGAAAGTATCTGACGGCCAAGCATGGCTGGAACGAGAAGCAGGATGAAGAATTGGTCGAGGCATGCACCGCTGAGGTCGAGCAGTCGGTGCAGGACTACGAGAAGGCTGAACCTGGCAAACCGACGATCATTTTCGACCACTTGTATGCCGAAATGCCCTGGCACCTGAGGGAAGAGAAGGAAGAGATGCTCGGGTACCTGGGACAGACGGAGAGGTGA
- the lipB gene encoding lipoyl(octanoyl) transferase LipB, translated as MPEQELSTRKNCETCFCEDLGIVDVPATEAMMSEARTLRLQGRAPDLLLFLAHPKTVAVGLRDYSVDRPEDLLVSPRKLEEEGIALTRSVRGGGITYHWAGQIACYPVVKLRPSERDIPGYMHKLEQVAIEALKCFGVNVTRREGRAAYVGLWHEGAKVVSMGVRVSNWVTSFGFAINLEGDHAPSKYVRPCGLEGVELLTVEEILGKAPPRAWVIEAVKERFAAVFSRKLDAMPDDFARCLCALPEKTGEARNKLT; from the coding sequence ATGCCTGAACAAGAATTGAGTACCCGCAAGAATTGCGAAACATGCTTTTGTGAAGATCTGGGAATTGTTGATGTGCCTGCAACCGAGGCAATGATGTCTGAGGCACGGACTTTGCGGCTGCAAGGGCGGGCTCCGGACCTCCTGTTGTTTCTGGCTCATCCAAAGACAGTTGCCGTGGGACTTCGTGATTACTCTGTGGATCGTCCTGAAGACCTTTTGGTCAGCCCTCGCAAACTTGAGGAGGAAGGCATAGCACTGACGCGCTCAGTTCGAGGGGGAGGAATAACGTATCACTGGGCGGGCCAGATAGCCTGCTATCCAGTTGTCAAGTTACGTCCCTCGGAAAGAGATATACCCGGCTACATGCACAAGCTCGAGCAGGTGGCCATCGAGGCCCTGAAATGCTTCGGCGTGAATGTTACCCGACGCGAGGGTCGAGCGGCTTACGTCGGACTGTGGCATGAAGGCGCGAAAGTTGTGTCCATGGGGGTGCGCGTATCCAACTGGGTCACCAGTTTCGGGTTCGCGATCAATCTCGAAGGGGACCATGCTCCGTCGAAGTACGTGAGGCCATGTGGTCTGGAGGGTGTGGAACTGCTCACCGTCGAAGAGATACTGGGGAAAGCTCCTCCAAGGGCCTGGGTTATTGAGGCCGTAAAAGAGCGCTTCGCGGCGGTTTTCAGCCGCAAGCTCGATGCAATGCCCGATGACTTCGCCAGATGCCTGTGTGCGCTCCCGGAAAAAACGGGAGAGGCGCGGAATAAGTTGACTTAA